In a single window of the Rhodamnia argentea isolate NSW1041297 chromosome 2, ASM2092103v1, whole genome shotgun sequence genome:
- the LOC115737536 gene encoding protein TonB, protein MLLRSSSTPILNSWLPHSRDSSPEHDLQVLLHLPLTRSVSLMTPFLPSPPHSHEPTKKVITSPKPRALAETKAQDPPKLKKKKIKLPLSHNEVKPTKARSFSGEKDEDREDLKPNSRPGSSSIRRMLSSSGLDGAIFGGEGYGVVERESGLQTLVAGGGMGSGGSSGICGGGGDGAGGGGSDSGDEGFGFYENNKNPGSDSTDAYYRKMIESNPGNALLLGNYAKFLKEVRGNLAKAEDYCGRAILANPNDANVLSLYADLIWQTNKDTHRAESYFDQAVKTAPDDSHVLASYAKFLWDVEEEEEEEDEHEHGNPRPTDFFQEAPHRHPLTATSQITPSYLLEDVAKPI, encoded by the exons ATGCTTTTAAGAAGCTCCTCCACACCAATACTCAACTCATGGCTTCCCCACTCGAGAGACTCTTCACCAGAGCACGACCTCCAAGTGCTTCTTCATCTCCCATTAACCAGATCGGTGTCCTTAATGACGCCCTTTTTGCCCTCTCCACCTCACTCTCATGAACCCACTAAGAAAGTGATAACATCCCCCAAGCCACGAGCCTTGGCTGAGACCAAAGCACAGGACCCTCCAAagctcaaaaagaagaagatcaagcTCCCTCTGAGCCATAACGAGGTCAAACCAACCAAAGCTCGATCTTTTTCAGGGGAAAAAGATGAGGATCGAGAAGACTTAAAACCCAACTCAAGACCAGGGTCTTCTTCGATAAGGAGGATGCTTTCGAGTTCTGGGCTGGATGGGGCTATATTTGGTGGAGAGGGTTATGGTGtggtggagagagaaagtgggctTCAGACCCTGGTTGCGGGTGGTGGAATGGGAAGTGGCGGAAGCAGCGGGATttgtggcggcggcggtgatgGTGCTGGCGGAGGAGGATCCGACAGCGGAGATGAAGGGTTTGGATTCTACGAGAATAACAAGAATCCTGGTAGTGATAGCACTGATGCTTATTACAGGAAAATGATTGAATCCAATCCAGGGAATGCTCTTTTGCTCGGGAACTATGCCAAGTTCTTGAAAGAG GTTCGTGGAAATTTAGCTAAAGCAGAGGATTACTGTGGCAGAGCAATTCTGGCTAACCCGAACGACGCCAACGTCTTGTCGCTCTATGCTGATCTTATATGGCAGACAAACAAGGACACCCATAGAGCTGAGAGTTATTTTGATCAAGCAGTTAAAACTGCTCCTGACGATAG TCATGTCCTGGCTTCTTATGCCAAATTTCTGTGGGATgttgaggaggaagaggaggaggaggatgaacaTGAACATGGCAACCCTCGTCCAACTGATTTCTTTCAAGAAGCTCCTCACCGCCACCCTCTCACTGCAACTTCTCAAATAACCCCCTCCTACTTGCTTGAGGACGTAGCAAAACCTATATGA